The window ACAAAAAAATTAGAGATGATTCCAGGAAGAGCACAAGTTGCAGCTGAATCAGTTTACGATTTTCTACATGGTATTATTCATCAAATGTTAGGAGGATGGACAGCAAGGTATTTCACATATCTAGCTACATTATTTGTATTCATACTAGGATGTAACTTACTTATGTTTGCACCAATTCCTTGGGGAAGCTTCGAAAATGGAGTGTTTACTATAGCACCTGCATTTAGAGCTCCAACAGCAGATCTTAATACAACAGTTGGATTAGCATTATTAACTACAGCTACATTCTTAGGAACAAGCATCAAATTAAATGGTATACTAGGATATTTCAAAGGATTACTAGAGCCTATGCCATTTATGCTACCTATTAATATAGTTGGAGAATTAGCGAAGCCAACAAATATTTCTATACGTTTGTTTGGAAATATGTTTGCCGGAATGGTAATAATGGGGCTTATTTATAAAGCAGCACCTATGGTTATTCCAGCACCGTTACATCTTTATTTTGATATATTTAGTGGAGTAGTACAAAGTTTTGTATTCTTA of the Cetobacterium sp. NK01 genome contains:
- the atpB gene encoding F0F1 ATP synthase subunit A, translated to MRIGPIEFITPPLVEGPAVMFYVPLPHFLHQIPFSMEYADGKFGLPVTITVISTWFVILVLTLLFKMGTKKLEMIPGRAQVAAESVYDFLHGIIHQMLGGWTARYFTYLATLFVFILGCNLLMFAPIPWGSFENGVFTIAPAFRAPTADLNTTVGLALLTTATFLGTSIKLNGILGYFKGLLEPMPFMLPINIVGELAKPTNISIRLFGNMFAGMVIMGLIYKAAPMVIPAPLHLYFDIFSGVVQSFVFLMLSMVYIQGSLGDAECPDDK